DNA from Campylobacter concisus:
GGCGTCCTGCCGATGACGAAGATAACGGCAAACATATTATTTGGTATGCCAAGCGCCTTTAGGATGAGCCCTGAGTGAAAATCAACATTTGGATACAAATTTCTACTTACAAAGTAGTTGTCATTTAGCGCGATCTCTTCGATGCGGTTGGCGATCTTTATAAGCTCTGAGCTAATGCCGATCTCATCCATGAGCTGATCTCTCATCTTTTTAAGCACCTTTGCGCGCGGGTCAAAGTTTTTATAGACCCTGTGACCAAAGCCCATTAGTCTAAATGGATCGTTCTTATCCTTTGCTCTAGCGATGTATTTATCGACGTTTGCGACCGAGCCGATCTCTTCAAGCTGACGGATAACGCCCTCGTTTGCCCCACCATGAGCCCAGCCCCAAAGCGCGCCGATACCTGCGCTTATACATGCGTATGGGTGCGCGTGCGTAGAGCCAACAGTCCTAACAGTAGTCGTTGAGGCATTTTGCTCGTGGTCAGCGTGTAGCATAAAGACTGTATCAAGCGCCTTGATCTCGATAGGCTTAAGATCGACGTGCTCGTATGGGTAGCCCCTCATCATGTAGAGGAAATTTTCAGTAAAGCCACGATCTAAATTTGGATATATAATAGGAAGACCGCGTGAGTAGCGGTAGCTAAAGGCCGCTATCGTTGGGATCTTGGCGATGATACGCATAGCCATCTCGTGATACTCTTCAGGCTTGTCCATATTTAGGTGGTCTGAGTAAAAGGCACTTAGCGCTGAGACTGCTGCCTGCAAGATCGCCATAGGGTGCGCCTTGTCTGGAAATGCATCAAAGAGCTTCATCATGCCCTCGTGTATGAAGCTCCTTTTTTTGAGCTCATCTTTAAAGCTTGCGTATTGCTCATTAGTTGGTAGCTCTTTGTTTAAAAGCAGGTAGGCAACGTCTAAAAATGTCTTATTTTCAGCCAAATATGCGATGTCATAGCCCCTATACATGAGCTCGCCCTTTAGGCCGTCGATGTAGGTTATGGCTGAGCGGCACATCGCAGTTGAGGTGTAGCCCCTGTCAAAGGTAAACATCCCAGTGTCGCTAAAGAAGGTCGATATGTCGATAACATCTGGTCCCATAGTGCCTTTTAGGATAGGAAATTCATAGCTCTTGCCAGTTCGGTTGTCGATTAGTGTGGCTGTGTTTGATGACATTTTTACTCCTTGCTTTTTGATTGCATTAAAATTTTGATGATTATAGCTCCTATTATAGCTTGTGCGAGGCTTGCTAGGATGAAAGATGAGTAAGAATAGTCACTTATCTCGCCTGATTTGTGTGCGATAGTAGCAACTGCGATCAAAAGAGTGAGCGGCATAGACTGCGAAACTGAAAACAAAAATATCCCTCTAAAGCCAAGCTTGCCCAAAAAGAGCAAACTAGATACAACTCTCGTGCCAAGCATCGCTAAAAATATAAAAATAGCATCCTTTATCACTTCGCTAGATCCTAGGCTTGAAAGCTTGAAAGTCGAGCCTATGTGGATGAAAAATATCGGCACTAAAAAGCCAAATCCAAAGCTTGAAAGCTTGTGTGGCAAGTCCTTTTTGTGATCAAAAAATGTCGTGATAAACATACCTGCGATAAACGCACCAAAGGCGACTTCTAAATTTAGATATAGCATCAAGGCTATCATCGTGAAAAATACCGCGATACAAAGCCTGATGTCCTTCTCGTCCTTGTCGTAGTGTGGCATAAGCACCACTTTAAGTCCCGGATACCACCAAAAAAGCACGTCCAAAATTTTAAAACTAAGCACGCTGATAGCCAAAAACAGGATCAAATAGCCAATCGTTAGCCACAAATTTATGCTCGCTCCAAACTGCAAGTAAGCAGCGGTAAATGTTAGAAGCGTGATGCTTAAAAGCTCGCCGATAGTTGCTATTAGCATGCTTAAATTTAGCCACTCTTGCTGCTTGCCATATTCCTTAAATAGTGTAAATACCATACCAACGGCCATTATCGGGATGATGATGATGTAAAGCAGGCTAAGCTCAAGTCCTAGCGTCAGGGCCGTGGCTAGAGCGTAGATGAGCGCAAGGTAGATGAGCCCAAGGCGCAAAATTTTACGGTCGATGTTTATGAGCATCCTAAGATCGATCTCCATGCCAGCTAGAAACATCAAAAAGAAAAAGCCAACTTCGCTGATGAGCTTAAACATCTCGTTGTTGCTAACGACTCCGATGTAGCCGGCAACCGCTCCAAGTAGTATCTCAGCAGGAGCAACTGGTATGCGTAAAATTTTAGAAATATAAGGCGAAGCAAAGACGATAAATGCCAAAACGACAAGGATGCTAAGCTCGCTTGCTTGATGTAACTGCAAAAAGATCCTTAAAATAAAAATGCCTGATTGTATAAAAAGCTTTGTTATTTTTTGATTAAGCTAAGCGAAATTTGGGCAAAATGGTGGCTATTTTAGAAATTTGGAGTGAAATTTTATGCGTAAATTTAGCCTTTTTATTTTGCTGCTTTTTGGTGTCTTTTCTTTGGCAGATGAGCTAAGCTTGGTTGAGAGTTTTAGGTTTGATGGGAGCACATTTTATAAAAAGCAAGTGGTTAAAAACGAGAGCTTTTACTTTTTAAAAAATGAAAATATGGACGAGCACTTTGCCTCGTTTAAGGTAAAGTTTGACAAAGATGTCAAGACAAAAAGCGAGCTAGAAGAGCTAAAAAAGGCTCTTAAGCAAGATAAAAACGTGCTTTTTAGCGAAGAAAATGATCAAATTTTAGCTCTTATAAAAGATGAAACTAAGAGCAAAAATATAGAAATAATCCATTTTTTGCTTAAAAAAGATGGAGTTTTGATGCTTTCGTATGAGAGAATTTACGATCCAAAAACCTTGGCAGATGCGCTCAAACCAGTGCTTTTAAGCGAAGCTAGAAATTTTATGCTGCAGATGCCAAAGATAGAAGCTAGGTAGAGAGATGCATGTGGCGAAGCTTCGCACTGCATGGGGTTTTGTTAAATTTCTTGCAAATTTTAAAATTTATGAGCGAGCATATCACGGCTCTAAATTTAGTGCTAAACGAAGTGCGGCCTAAATTTAGTAGTCTGCTAAGGCGAGTGAGTAAAATTTTAAAATTTGAAGAATAGCTTTGTTAAATTGGATAGGTGTCAAGTAAATTTTAAAATTTCATGAACGAGTAATTTCGGCTCTAAAATTTGAGCTAAGCTGAAAGCGAAGTCAAATTTTAGTAGTCAATTCTTGCGAGTGAGTGAGATTTTAAAATTTGAAAAATAGCTTTATTAAATTTGTAAATTTCTTTTTATTCAAATTATTCAAAAGGGAGACAAGGGGACTTGAATTACGAAGCCGTCCCCTTATCCCCCTTTTTAAATCCCTCGTCTGCTTGCAGTTGCAAGATGAAGTCGAAGTAAAAATCCCTCGCATGTTCAAGGGGCATGCAATCGTGCTAAAAGCACTGCATGCGGTTATAAACTCTAGTGAATTTTAATTTTGCAAACAGTTTTACTTAAATTCATAAATTTTTACCAAGCAAAATGCCAAAATAGCTTGCGATCAGGCAAAGGCTTAAATTTAAAATTATATTTAAAAAGCCTTTTATGAGTTCGCCTTCTAGTAAAAATTTAACGCTATCAAGGCTAAAGCTTGAAAACGTGGTAAAGCCACCAAGTATGCCAACGACTAAGAAAACCCTCACGCTTTGGCTTAAATTTAGGCAAAATAAAACGCCGATAATGAAGCTGCCAAGCACGTTTACGCCAAGTGTGGCTAGCGGAAAGTGGCTAAATTTTAGCAGCTCGCCAGCTAAAAACCTGCACCCAGCTCCAATAAAGCCCCCAAGCCCTGCACAAAGTAAATTTACTAGCATTAGTGGCAGATACTTGCGAAGCTAAAACCGCGCTTTGTAAGCTCCTCGATGTCCTTGCTCGCCTTCTCGCCCTTTGCGGTGAGGTAGTCGCCTATCACGATCGCATCGGCGCCATTTTCGAAGATCTCGTACTGCCTCTCGCCCAATATCTTCTCCCTGCCACCAGCTATCATGACCCTAGTTTCTGGTAGCGCGCTTTTGGTCTCACGCACGATTTTTAGGGCTTCATCCGCACTAAGAGGTGGCTGATCAAGCCTTAGAGCGTCGCTTTTTATGAAAAAATTTATAGGCGATGAAAACGGCTCAAGCTCTTTTAGGCTCGCTCTAAAGCTCACCCTGTCGGCCTCGCTCTCGCCAACGCCGTAAATTCCGCCAGTGCAAAGCATGAGCCCAGCCCTTTTTGCGTCTAAATTTGTCTGATATCTCTCGTCCCAAGAGTGCGTTGTGCAGATTTTGGGGAAATATTCGCGGCTAGTTTCTAGGTTGTGGTTGTAACTAAAAACGCCAGCATTTTTGAGCTCACAAAGCTGCTCGTAAGTCGCCATGCCGTTACATGCGATGAGCATCAAATTTGGCACTTCTTTATGCACTGCTCTTGCTAAAGATGCGATGTAGTCGGTCTTTTTGTCATTTAGCCTGGCGCCACTTGTGACTAAACAAAAGCCAAGAGCGTGGTTTTTATAAGCCATTTTGGCCTCATCCACCACCTGCTGCACGCTTTTTTCTTTAAATTTCGTGATATCAGCGCCAGCTTTTGCACTTTGCGTGCAATAAGTGCAGTCTTCGCCGCAGTTTCCCTGCATGACGGAGCATATCGCACAAAGCATGATTGTTTTCATTTTTGATCCTTTTTTTGGGGCGTATTATAGCTTTGGTAGGTTTAAAATTTAAGTAGAGCGGCTTGTTATTTTGCAAAAACTCACGCAAATTTTAAAATTTCATGAACGAGTAATTTCGGCTCTAAAATTTGAGCTAAGCGATAAGCGAAGCCAAATTTTAGTAGTCAATTCTTGCGAGTGAATGGAATTTTAAAATTTGTAAGAATAGTTTGATTGAATTTGTAAATTCTTTTTATTCAAAAGGGAGATAAGGGGACTCGAGTTACGTTCTGCTTGCAGTTGCGAACCTGAGAAGCAAAGCCGTCCCCTTATCCCCCTTTTTAAATCCCCTGTCTGCTTGCAGTTACGAGACGAAGTCGAAGTAAAACCCCCTCGCACGTTAGAAGTGCATGCGATAGCGCTTTGCGTCGCATGCGTTTTATCATCATGCAAGTGTCAAGCAAATTTTAAAATTTACGAGCGAGCATATCACGCTTCCAAATTCAGTGGCAAGTGATAACGAGGCCTGAATTTGGTAAGTTGCTAAGGCGAGTGAGTAAAGTTTTAAAATTTGCTCTTAGAAATAAAACTATGTAAAAAATTTAAATTTTACAGGATCATCTTTTCTTATAAATTTACGCTCTCTCTCTTTTAAAAGCCCTGTTTTTAAATTTGGCAAAGCACTAAGCTCATCAAAAAGTCCAAAAAGTGCATGTTGTGGCGGCAAGCTAAGGTGAGTGAGGGATTTTAGAGATAAGATGGGCGAGTAGTCCTTGCTCTTTATCCTAGCCACCAAGATCACAAGGCTCGTAAGTCCTGGCATCTGGTGTAAAAACTCTAGGCTTTCTATGTGGATAAATTTTGGCGAAAGTCCGTCACCACTGATCTCTAAGCTCTTTAAATTTTGCAAATTTGAAAATACAGAGTAGTCACTTATCTTTTGAAAATTCTCCACAGCTAGGCTTTCAAGCGCGACAAGTTTAGCGATCGGTGCTATGCTTTTTACACTAGCACCAGAGCCTACAAAAAGGCTCTTTAGACTAGAAAGATCAGCCAGCGCGTCAAGGCTCTCATACGAGCCCCATTTTATGTGAAGGCTCTTTAAATTTCTTTGGCAGCACACCGCGTCAAAGAGCTCCTGAGGCATTTTGGTGCAAAAGTTAAGCTCGTCAAACGCCTCTTGCTCGCTTCTTAAAAAGTCGCACCACTCATCAAGCACGGCTCTTTTTTGCTTGGCGGTTTTATACTGTGGCGTGAAGCTGTCGCCTAGCTGCGTGCAGTTTATCACAAGGCTCTTTTGCCCTTTATACTGGCTAACTTCTACGATAGTTTCAGGCATTTAAAGTCCAAATTTATAAAAGCCAAATTTAGGCTCAAAAGCTTAAATTTGGCTAGAAGTTTTTAGTTTTCAGAAACTAACGTCTTTTTCTTGCACTTTGTGCACTCTATAAAAGTGCCTTTTTTAAGCTCTTTTTTGATCATATCGCCGCCGCACTCGTCGCATTTTTGCGCGACTGGCTCGTAGTTTGAGATGAAGTCGCATTTTGGATAGTTGGCACATCCATAAAATTTACCGCGCCTGCTAAATCTCTCTACGATCTCGCCACCGCATTTTGGACATGGCACGTCAAGCTTTTTAAGCTCACGTTTTGGCTTAGTTGCCACAGTAGTGCCTGCATCTGCGCTCTTTTCATTATCTTTTGCGACATTTCTTGAGTATTTGCATTTTGGGAAATTTGAACAAGCGATAAACTCGCCATATCTGCCCTTTCTAAGCACTAGCTCGCTTCCACACTCTGGGCACTTCTCGCCGATAGGAGTTGCTGTTTTTAGGCTTTTTATGCCAGTTTTTCCAGCGCTGATTTTTTCCATAAATGGATAGTAAAAGTCGCTTAGCACCTTTTGCCAGTCAGCCTTGTCAAGTGCGATCTCATCGAGCTTTTCTTCAAGATGTGAGGTAAATTCGCTATCGACGATGTTGCTAAAGTGTTCCTCTAAAACGCCTATCATGCTAAATGCGATCTCGTTTGGTATGAGCTGCTTTTTCTCGATCCTCACGTAGTCTCTTGATGTTAGTAGCGAGATGGTCGGTGCGTAGGTGCTTGGGCGGCCAATCCCTAGGCTTTCTAGCTTTTTAACAAGGCCAGCCTCTGAGTACCTAGCTGGTGGCTCGGTGAAGTTTTGCGTGCTTTTTATGCTTTGCAAACTCATCTCGTCGCCCTTTTTTAAATTTGGCAAAATTTTATCCTTATCAAGCTCGCCATAAACCTTGTAAAAGCCGTCAAATAGCACCTTTCTGCCACTTATCTTAAACTCGCCTTTTTCGCTTGCGACATAGACGTTTTGCGTTTGGCTCACACATGCGCTCATTTGGCAGGCTAAAAATCTATTGTAGATGAGCGTGTATAGTTTGAGTGCATCTTTTTCTAGAAATTTAGCTGCGATTTGCGGTGTGAAGTTTAAATTTGTAGGGCGGATCGCTTCGTGGGCTTCTTGCGCACCTTTTGAGCTTGTCGTGTAGCTTATCGCTTTGGCTGGCAGATACTCTTTGCCGTAGTTTTGAAGGATGTGCTCTCTAGCGGCTGCGACGGCCTCTTTGGCTAAATTTAGGCTGTCCGTTCTCATGTAAGTGATCGCACCCATGAAGCCCTCGTTTGTTTGCACGCCCTCATAGAGGCTTTGCGCGATCATCATCGTTTTTTTAGGGCTAAAGCCAAGGCGGTTGCTCGCACTTTGCTGAAGTGTTGAAGTCATAAATGGCGGGCTTGGCTGGATCTTTCTATCCTTGCTCTCGATCTCACGGACGCTAAATTTCTCATTTTGTAAATTTTCAATGATATATTTTGCGCGGTCTGGATTTTGGATGGTTAGCTTTTCGATCTTTTGGTTTTCAAATTTAACTAGCTCAGCGTCTAGGTCTTTTTTAAAAACGGTGTCTATAGTGTAGTATTCAACCGGCTTAAATGCCTGAATTTCACGCTCGCGATCAACTATTATCTTTAGCGCCGCACTTTGCACCCTGCCAGCGCTTAAGCCTTTTTGTATCTTTAAATTTAAAAGCGGACTTAGCTTGTAGCCAACGATGCGGTCGAGCAAACGCCTTGTTTGCTGGGCATTGACGCTGTTCATATCGACGTGTCTTGGGCTTTTTAGAGCGTTTTGTATGGCGCTTTTTGTGATCTCGTGAAAGACGATGCGAGGCAGGCTGGTTGGCTCTTTGCCGATAGCGTTTGCGATGTGAAATGCGATCGCCTCACCCTCTCTATCCTCATCGGTCGCAAGGTAAATTTCATCTGCACCCTTAGCAAGCTCTTTTATCTCTTTTACGATGGCGGAGTGATCACTGCTGATGCGATACTCTGGGGTAAATTTATCATCCTCTATCTTGATGCCAAAGCTCGTTTTTGGCAGGTCTCTGATGTGGCCTTTTGAGGCGATGACGTTGTAGCTTTTGTCTAAGAAATTCTTGATAGTCTTTGCTTTTGCAGGAGATTCCACGATGATTAAGCTTTTCATTTATATATAGCCTTTGAATTTTTTGGCGTAATTGTAGCAGAAATAAAATCGATTGAAACCATAAAATCTCTTTAAGTACTTTTAAATGTAATTATAATATGATTACACAAAAGGAGCAAACGCATGATAATAAATTTAATCCAAATAGGAAATTCTCAAGGCATAAGGCTTCCAAAGGCTGTTATAGAGCAGTTTGGATTTAAAAAAATTTCTCTTGAAATTTTAAAAGATGGCATTTTTTTAAGACCAGTAAAACAAAGCGATATAGACGAGTGGGATACTTTAGAGCTTAGAAAACTAGCACAAAGTGAAAAAATAGATAGTGGGTTTGAAGCTACCAACATAAGCGATAAAGAGTGGCAGTGGTGATGAGCAGATATGAAATTTGGTTTATAAGCCTTGATCCAACGATAGGAGCCGAGATACAAAAAACTAGACCTTGCGTCATCATTTCACCACCCCAGCTTGACTATCTACAAACTAGGCTCATTGCACCCATTACCAGCAAAGGCTTTGATGCGCCTTATAGGGTAAATTTTGAGTTGCTTGATAAAGAAGCAAAAATACTTTGCGATCAGATAAGATGTGTAAGTGTTGATAGATTTGTTTCAAAAGTTGGCGAGTTAGAGGGCAAACAGGTCGAAGAGTTAAAGGAAATTTTACATCAAATGTTTTTATGATATAAATTTTTTACTTCATCTATAAACTTTTTTCAAAATCAAGCGATATAGTTTTCGTGCGGCACGAAGTCGTAACATAAAAAATTAAAAGGATTTACAATGAGTTTTCGTATTAACACAAACGTAAACGCACTTAACACACACGCTAACGCAGTTAGCAACAACACTGACCTATCTAAGTCACTTGGTAAACTTAGCTCAGGTCTTCGTATCCAAACAGCTGCAGATGACGCTTCAGGTCTATCTATCGCAGATAGCTTAAGAAGCCAAGCTTCAGCTCTAGGTCAAGCTATTGCAAATGGTAATGATGCTATTGGTATCATTCAAGTTGCCGACAAAGCTATGGACGAGCAGTTAAAAGTTCTTGACACTATCAAAGCTAAAGCTACTCAATCAGCTCAAGACGGCCAAACAACTCAATCACGCCAAGCATTGCAAGCTGATATCGTTCGTCTAATGGAGGAGCTTGACAATATCGGTAACACTACTTCATTTAACGGTCAGCAACTACTAAACGGAACATTCTCTAATAAAGAATTCCAAATAGGTGCTTATTCAAACCAAACTGTTAAAGCAAGTATTGGTGCGACTACATCTGACAAGATCGGTCTTACACGTTTTGAGAGTTCAAAACTACTTACAGTTGGTGCAGCTGGTGCAGTTAGTATCACTTTCCTTAACGTAGATGGTGTAAATAACGTAAAAGCTCAAGCTGCTACTCTCTCGTTTGGTCTTGGTAAAGGTGTAGGTGCTCTAGCAGAGAACATCAACAAAGTTGCAAAAGAAACTGGCGTTCGTGCTACTTATGATGTTACTTGGGTAGGAAACAAAGCTATCGCTGCTGGCGAGATGAAAGATTTAGAGATAAATGGCGTTAAAATAGGCGACATTAGCGTTAAAGCAAATGACGAAAATGGCGCACTTATAAACGCTATCAATGCTGTTAAAGACCAAACTGGCGTAACAGCTTCACTTGACAAAGGCAAGCTAGTGCTTACATCAGTAGATGGTCGCGCTATACAAGCTAAATCAAAAGCAGATGCAGCTAATGTTGCAAACAACATGTCTGCTGTTTTTGGTTATGCTGGAGAAGGTAAAAATGCGACATCATTGGGAACAGCACTATCTACTATGTTTATCGGAAGATTAAACCTAGTAAAACTTGATGGACGTGACATTAAGATGGATACTGGCAACATCGGCAGTAAATTATCAGTGGCTTTTAGTGCTACTAAAACTGGTAGTAACGGTGGCGCTCAAGCATCTGTTTCTTTGCGTGAGATCAAAGGTCAGATAGATAAAACTCTAGCTGCTGCTATGGGCTTTACTAGGATGAACAATAGTGGTGCTATGACATCAAATCAAGCTGCTGGTGTTATGACACTTCGCGGTGCGATGGCCGTTATGAGTATCGCTGAGTCAGCTCAAAAAACACTTGATCAAATTCGTTCAGACCTTGGTTCAGTTCAAAACCAACTTCAAGCTACAGTTAATAACATCACTGTAACTCAAGTTAACGTAAAATCAGCAGAGTCTCAAATCAGAGACGTAGATTTTGCTAGCGAGTCTGCTAACTTCTCAAAACATAACATCCTAGCTCAATCAGGTGCTTATGCTATGAGTCAAGCAAACAGCGTTCAACAAAACGTAATGAAGCTACTACAGTAGTAGGAGCTGAGTGAAGTTTTAAATAGGGCTTTGTAGCAGTAGCAAAGCCTTAATGTGTTAATGCTTTTACAATACGCAAACCCCCAAGCCTCAAAGCCTAGCTTTGGGGCTTTTTAAATTTATAAGCAATAAAATCAATATGTAAAATAGTGTTTTGAATAAAAGCCTTCAAAGATAGAAACTTCAAAGGCATTTTATAAAATTATTTGAGATTTGGTTTGTCTATGTTTGAAAAGCTTGGCTTATATAAGTCCAAGCTTTTTAACTTCCTTAAGTAAATTTTTACTAGCTTTCTTTGTAGTTTTTATCTCAGCATCTAAACCGCCCGCTAGAGAAAATATCCAATACTTATGCATCTCAACCCACTCTGCTAGTTTATTTACCTTTTGCATAACTTCGTCACTAGATTCAACTGAAATTTTAGCAAGCTCAAGCTCTTGGTAATATACAGAGATCGACAAGATGTATTCGATATATCGTCTATATTGTTGTCTTCCTACGAAATTTTTGATCTTATCTATCTTTTTAGTTATAGATAATAGTTTCTTGAAATGCTTCTCGCCAAGTTCTCCTTTATCTCTTATCTCTATCATTTTGTCTATATCTGGAGTGATTTCTAAAAAGACCTCTTCAAGCTTTTGTTTTATCTCTTCTTCAAATTTGATCTTAGTTTGTATAAATTTATAGGCTTGCAAAAGCTCTTTTTTTACGGTCTTTTCACTAGGCAAGCTAATGTGAGGTAAATTTTTTATCTCTTTGCCGCGAGTAAGCTCCTCCATAACTTGAATAAAAGGCTTTTCTATGGTGCCTTTTATCATAGCTCCACCTTCTGTGCAGTTGTAGTTTTTTATACCTTTTTTATTTGTTGATTCAATGTCTGATTCATATTGGTTTTTAAATTTATCCCAAACATAAGTAGTTCTAACCTCGCCTACTCCGCCGTAAGCTGTAGTGTATAAATTTTCATCCGCTTGCGCAAAAGCATGACCTGTTGCGTGGCTTTTGCCATCTGGTGCAAAGGCTAGGTCTTGACCTATCAAGACTATATTTTTATGATCTAGAGTATAGGCTAGTTGATAGGCTTGATTTGCCGTGCTAAGTCCGATGCCAAGATAACCATGCTTGTTTAAACCCATACCGCGTTCAGCCTGTGGTCGAAACGTAAGCACTAGGCGTCTTGGCAAGATATTTTTTACACTTTGAGGATGCGTTAGCGATGCTACGATAAAGTATGCATCCTTATCTAAATTTCCATTTCTCTTTTTAAAAAAGCTTGATGTCTCTATAACCCTTTCTATAGATGTAACATAGTCTGGTTTGATGCCATGCTTTGCAAGTATCGGCAAAGAAGCATCTAGGCTGATAACAGTAACATAAGGGGCAAATTTCTTAAGTGTGTCAAGCTGTTTGTCCAAGCTTGGTCCAGTAGCTACTATCACAGCCGTATCCATAAGGCCTTTTCTTTTTTTTATGAGGTCTTGATAGACATAGCCCTTTATCAGCTGAGGCAGGTTTTCGGTGTTGTTTCTAACACCTTGAAGTAGGTCATCTACGCTATTTCCATGTGACGTAACAACCTGCGAAATAGCTCTTACAAAAAATTGATTAATTCTATTGTAGTCATCTGCAAATTTATCATAAAAAGGCGTGTGGATGTGAAAGTTATATGTCTTAGCATAGACTGA
Protein-coding regions in this window:
- the crcB gene encoding fluoride efflux transporter CrcB — translated: MLVNLLCAGLGGFIGAGCRFLAGELLKFSHFPLATLGVNVLGSFIIGVLFCLNLSQSVRVFLVVGILGGFTTFSSFSLDSVKFLLEGELIKGFLNIILNLSLCLIASYFGILLGKNL
- a CDS encoding cation:proton antiporter, with amino-acid sequence MQLHQASELSILVVLAFIVFASPYISKILRIPVAPAEILLGAVAGYIGVVSNNEMFKLISEVGFFFLMFLAGMEIDLRMLINIDRKILRLGLIYLALIYALATALTLGLELSLLYIIIIPIMAVGMVFTLFKEYGKQQEWLNLSMLIATIGELLSITLLTFTAAYLQFGASINLWLTIGYLILFLAISVLSFKILDVLFWWYPGLKVVLMPHYDKDEKDIRLCIAVFFTMIALMLYLNLEVAFGAFIAGMFITTFFDHKKDLPHKLSSFGFGFLVPIFFIHIGSTFKLSSLGSSEVIKDAIFIFLAMLGTRVVSSLLFLGKLGFRGIFLFSVSQSMPLTLLIAVATIAHKSGEISDYSYSSFILASLAQAIIGAIIIKILMQSKSKE
- the topA gene encoding type I DNA topoisomerase, which gives rise to MKSLIIVESPAKAKTIKNFLDKSYNVIASKGHIRDLPKTSFGIKIEDDKFTPEYRISSDHSAIVKEIKELAKGADEIYLATDEDREGEAIAFHIANAIGKEPTSLPRIVFHEITKSAIQNALKSPRHVDMNSVNAQQTRRLLDRIVGYKLSPLLNLKIQKGLSAGRVQSAALKIIVDREREIQAFKPVEYYTIDTVFKKDLDAELVKFENQKIEKLTIQNPDRAKYIIENLQNEKFSVREIESKDRKIQPSPPFMTSTLQQSASNRLGFSPKKTMMIAQSLYEGVQTNEGFMGAITYMRTDSLNLAKEAVAAAREHILQNYGKEYLPAKAISYTTSSKGAQEAHEAIRPTNLNFTPQIAAKFLEKDALKLYTLIYNRFLACQMSACVSQTQNVYVASEKGEFKISGRKVLFDGFYKVYGELDKDKILPNLKKGDEMSLQSIKSTQNFTEPPARYSEAGLVKKLESLGIGRPSTYAPTISLLTSRDYVRIEKKQLIPNEIAFSMIGVLEEHFSNIVDSEFTSHLEEKLDEIALDKADWQKVLSDFYYPFMEKISAGKTGIKSLKTATPIGEKCPECGSELVLRKGRYGEFIACSNFPKCKYSRNVAKDNEKSADAGTTVATKPKRELKKLDVPCPKCGGEIVERFSRRGKFYGCANYPKCDFISNYEPVAQKCDECGGDMIKKELKKGTFIECTKCKKKTLVSEN
- a CDS encoding AbrB/MazE/SpoVT family DNA-binding domain-containing protein, which gives rise to MIINLIQIGNSQGIRLPKAVIEQFGFKKISLEILKDGIFLRPVKQSDIDEWDTLELRKLAQSEKIDSGFEATNISDKEWQW
- a CDS encoding citrate synthase — its product is MSSNTATLIDNRTGKSYEFPILKGTMGPDVIDISTFFSDTGMFTFDRGYTSTAMCRSAITYIDGLKGELMYRGYDIAYLAENKTFLDVAYLLLNKELPTNEQYASFKDELKKRSFIHEGMMKLFDAFPDKAHPMAILQAAVSALSAFYSDHLNMDKPEEYHEMAMRIIAKIPTIAAFSYRYSRGLPIIYPNLDRGFTENFLYMMRGYPYEHVDLKPIEIKALDTVFMLHADHEQNASTTTVRTVGSTHAHPYACISAGIGALWGWAHGGANEGVIRQLEEIGSVANVDKYIARAKDKNDPFRLMGFGHRVYKNFDPRAKVLKKMRDQLMDEIGISSELIKIANRIEEIALNDNYFVSRNLYPNVDFHSGLILKALGIPNNMFAVIFVIGRTPGWISQWIELKEQDTIKIVRPRQLYVGEANRTPK
- a CDS encoding flagellin B, whose amino-acid sequence is MSFRINTNVNALNTHANAVSNNTDLSKSLGKLSSGLRIQTAADDASGLSIADSLRSQASALGQAIANGNDAIGIIQVADKAMDEQLKVLDTIKAKATQSAQDGQTTQSRQALQADIVRLMEELDNIGNTTSFNGQQLLNGTFSNKEFQIGAYSNQTVKASIGATTSDKIGLTRFESSKLLTVGAAGAVSITFLNVDGVNNVKAQAATLSFGLGKGVGALAENINKVAKETGVRATYDVTWVGNKAIAAGEMKDLEINGVKIGDISVKANDENGALINAINAVKDQTGVTASLDKGKLVLTSVDGRAIQAKSKADAANVANNMSAVFGYAGEGKNATSLGTALSTMFIGRLNLVKLDGRDIKMDTGNIGSKLSVAFSATKTGSNGGAQASVSLREIKGQIDKTLAAAMGFTRMNNSGAMTSNQAAGVMTLRGAMAVMSIAESAQKTLDQIRSDLGSVQNQLQATVNNITVTQVNVKSAESQIRDVDFASESANFSKHNILAQSGAYAMSQANSVQQNVMKLLQ
- a CDS encoding biotin synthase, whose protein sequence is MKTIMLCAICSVMQGNCGEDCTYCTQSAKAGADITKFKEKSVQQVVDEAKMAYKNHALGFCLVTSGARLNDKKTDYIASLARAVHKEVPNLMLIACNGMATYEQLCELKNAGVFSYNHNLETSREYFPKICTTHSWDERYQTNLDAKRAGLMLCTGGIYGVGESEADRVSFRASLKELEPFSSPINFFIKSDALRLDQPPLSADEALKIVRETKSALPETRVMIAGGREKILGERQYEIFENGADAIVIGDYLTAKGEKASKDIEELTKRGFSFASICH
- a CDS encoding type II toxin-antitoxin system PemK/MazF family toxin, producing the protein MSRYEIWFISLDPTIGAEIQKTRPCVIISPPQLDYLQTRLIAPITSKGFDAPYRVNFELLDKEAKILCDQIRCVSVDRFVSKVGELEGKQVEELKEILHQMFL